In Trifolium pratense cultivar HEN17-A07 linkage group LG7, ARS_RC_1.1, whole genome shotgun sequence, a genomic segment contains:
- the LOC123897483 gene encoding pre-mRNA-splicing factor CWC25 homolog isoform X1, producing the protein MALKFLNKKGWHTGSLRNIENVWKAEQKHNAEEKKLDELRKQIQEERERSEFRLLQEKAGLVPHQERLEFLYDSGLSVGKTSEGFKALEALPKSDATDAPSSSASKQEASVPGALFEDKPQSANDSWRKLHSDPLLMIRQREQEALAKIKNNPVKMAMIRKSVEEKEHKKKDKKKKHRSSKSKHKEKSDSEDDIGERRKRKASDEDFDKKCHKAQSDSENESSDEERKRRKSHYDDKKYREGSPSHHQSHSKVKDYKEDVDNRRKNHYEDRKYRERSPRHHQSQSKVRDYKDADDRHDSKLKSGRHAPEGQSNFDVSKRGNRSFREPSSTRSSANSLERESHYKRRNMAPKLSEEERAAKLRQMQLAAELHEGERWKRIKKAEETDAQEAIQNTSSVGKNFLDTAQKSIYGAAEGGSASIAESIQRRTHYSQGRSGGEGNAFRR; encoded by the exons ATGGCGTTGAAGTTTCTGAACAAGAAGGGTTGGCACACCGGAAGTTTACGGAACATCGAAAACGTTTGGAAAGCGGAACAAAAGCATAACGCAGAAGAGAAAAAACTTGATGAGCTTCGAAAACAAATTCAAGAAGAACGCGAACGCAGCGAGTTTCGTCTTCTTCAGGAAAAAGCTGGCCTTGTTCC TCATCAGGAGAGGCTAGAGTTTTTGTATGATTCGGGGTTGTCTGTTGGTAAGACATCTGAAGGTTTCAAAGCGCTTGAAGCTTTGCCCAAATCCGATGCAACCGATGCGCCTTCTTCTTCCGCTTCTAAG CAGGAAGCAAGTGTTCCCGGAGCTTTGTTTGAGGATAAGCCTCAATCTGCTAATGATTCTTGGAGAAAGCTTCATTCTGATCCATTGCTTATGATTCGCCAGCGTGAACAGGAAGCACTtgcaaagattaaaaataaCCCTGTTAAGATGGCCATGATCAGAAAATCA GTTGAAGAAAAGGAACACAAGAAGAAAGATAAAAAGAAGAAGCATCGATCCAGTAAATCAAAGCATAAAGAAAAGTCTGATTCAGAAGATGACATTGGTGAAAGGAGAAAAAGAAAGGCCAGTGATGAAGACTTTGACAAAAAGTGTCACAAGGCTCAATCAGATTCAGAGAATGAATCAAGTGATGAAGAAAGGAAGAGAAGGAAAAGTCACTATGACGACAAAAAATATAGAGAAGGATCACCCAGTCACCACCAAAGTCATAGCAAAGTCAAAGATTATAAAGAAGATGTTGATAACAGAAGGAAGAATCACTATGAAGATAGAAAATACAGAGAAAGATCACCCCGTCACCACCAGAGTCAAAGCAAAGTCAGAGACTATAAAGATGCTGATGACAGGCATGATAGCAAGTTGAAGTCAGGAAGACATGCTCCAGAAGGTCAGTCCAATTTTGATGTCTCTAAAAGGGGGAATAGGAGCTTTCGAGAACCAAGTTCTACCAGATCTTCTGCTAATTCACTTGAACGTGAGTCACACTATAAGCGGAGAAATATGGCTCCTAAGCTTTCAGAAGAAGAGAGGGCTGCTAAACTTAGGCAGATGCAACTTGCTGCCGAGTTACATGAAGGGGAGAGATGGAAACGTATTAAGAAGGCTGAGGAGACTGATGCACAGGAAGCAATCCAGAACACTAGTTCTGTAGGCAAGAATTTCTTGGATACTGCTCAAAAAAGTATATATGGTGCTGCAGAAGGGGGGAGCGCATCTATAGCCGAGAGTATCCAACGGCGGACTCATTATTCTCAAGGAAGATCTGGAGGTGAAGGCAATGCATTTAGGCGGTAA
- the LOC123897483 gene encoding pre-mRNA-splicing factor CWC25 homolog isoform X2, protein MALKFLNKKGWHTGSLRNIENVWKAEQKHNAEEKKLDELRKQIQEERERSEFRLLQEKAGLVPHQERLEFLYDSGLSVGKTSEGFKALEALPKSDATDAPSSSASKEASVPGALFEDKPQSANDSWRKLHSDPLLMIRQREQEALAKIKNNPVKMAMIRKSVEEKEHKKKDKKKKHRSSKSKHKEKSDSEDDIGERRKRKASDEDFDKKCHKAQSDSENESSDEERKRRKSHYDDKKYREGSPSHHQSHSKVKDYKEDVDNRRKNHYEDRKYRERSPRHHQSQSKVRDYKDADDRHDSKLKSGRHAPEGQSNFDVSKRGNRSFREPSSTRSSANSLERESHYKRRNMAPKLSEEERAAKLRQMQLAAELHEGERWKRIKKAEETDAQEAIQNTSSVGKNFLDTAQKSIYGAAEGGSASIAESIQRRTHYSQGRSGGEGNAFRR, encoded by the exons ATGGCGTTGAAGTTTCTGAACAAGAAGGGTTGGCACACCGGAAGTTTACGGAACATCGAAAACGTTTGGAAAGCGGAACAAAAGCATAACGCAGAAGAGAAAAAACTTGATGAGCTTCGAAAACAAATTCAAGAAGAACGCGAACGCAGCGAGTTTCGTCTTCTTCAGGAAAAAGCTGGCCTTGTTCC TCATCAGGAGAGGCTAGAGTTTTTGTATGATTCGGGGTTGTCTGTTGGTAAGACATCTGAAGGTTTCAAAGCGCTTGAAGCTTTGCCCAAATCCGATGCAACCGATGCGCCTTCTTCTTCCGCTTCTAAG GAAGCAAGTGTTCCCGGAGCTTTGTTTGAGGATAAGCCTCAATCTGCTAATGATTCTTGGAGAAAGCTTCATTCTGATCCATTGCTTATGATTCGCCAGCGTGAACAGGAAGCACTtgcaaagattaaaaataaCCCTGTTAAGATGGCCATGATCAGAAAATCA GTTGAAGAAAAGGAACACAAGAAGAAAGATAAAAAGAAGAAGCATCGATCCAGTAAATCAAAGCATAAAGAAAAGTCTGATTCAGAAGATGACATTGGTGAAAGGAGAAAAAGAAAGGCCAGTGATGAAGACTTTGACAAAAAGTGTCACAAGGCTCAATCAGATTCAGAGAATGAATCAAGTGATGAAGAAAGGAAGAGAAGGAAAAGTCACTATGACGACAAAAAATATAGAGAAGGATCACCCAGTCACCACCAAAGTCATAGCAAAGTCAAAGATTATAAAGAAGATGTTGATAACAGAAGGAAGAATCACTATGAAGATAGAAAATACAGAGAAAGATCACCCCGTCACCACCAGAGTCAAAGCAAAGTCAGAGACTATAAAGATGCTGATGACAGGCATGATAGCAAGTTGAAGTCAGGAAGACATGCTCCAGAAGGTCAGTCCAATTTTGATGTCTCTAAAAGGGGGAATAGGAGCTTTCGAGAACCAAGTTCTACCAGATCTTCTGCTAATTCACTTGAACGTGAGTCACACTATAAGCGGAGAAATATGGCTCCTAAGCTTTCAGAAGAAGAGAGGGCTGCTAAACTTAGGCAGATGCAACTTGCTGCCGAGTTACATGAAGGGGAGAGATGGAAACGTATTAAGAAGGCTGAGGAGACTGATGCACAGGAAGCAATCCAGAACACTAGTTCTGTAGGCAAGAATTTCTTGGATACTGCTCAAAAAAGTATATATGGTGCTGCAGAAGGGGGGAGCGCATCTATAGCCGAGAGTATCCAACGGCGGACTCATTATTCTCAAGGAAGATCTGGAGGTGAAGGCAATGCATTTAGGCGGTAA